Proteins encoded together in one Hevea brasiliensis isolate MT/VB/25A 57/8 chromosome 16, ASM3005281v1, whole genome shotgun sequence window:
- the LOC110635596 gene encoding uncharacterized protein LOC110635596 isoform X1 — MSAQAQSALFLGDGIHYATPIISSTRTSEVEVVRGVLRMMQGLSSSLFYWDQIKQSFCVARSGIYVTHLSLTSLQNLLNQFLYSATCLQLVQVNVNRLELETRMPTLRAFASAVTQWLKRLRDIALKEEIKMCNSNIGITPTVLGLSSSLSSLCSGAECLLQIVHGAIPQAYFQPNSSIPASEMAVHILDYLYKKLDEVCLVQGGEEEAYLMVLHILVGSLLPYIEGLDSWIFKGTLDDPFEEMFFYDNRGISVDESEFWEKSYQLRQVQGQKFDVGLSALTSANSLSNNKKEMGEKDSVSMSISVKGKEQNKKELQLCPLFIKNLAKSIVSAGKSLQLIRHVPMFYSVVSGKSVDNEIDGFGGSEDDKDINSQQQSIAGLALPEIFSISVAGLIGHGDHISRYLLQDDPCKYEIVHSLVSEMTREMVGNGNCESWPTLKCSENICCKVFGKAVSHENVLDVESKNKDEIGFSDTEEGCITAGVVDELPLQSSFCPENPVITVCQRLLDKHKDFWKILNLPKNFHLPPLNDEVLRESVFGRESGLLSAVEGTNYAFGFQFGKSEYLRSQEDIKLLEVLFPFPTLLPSFQDDICMSGLLPFQKNSTLASRVLSWIQGTEPRTMPLPLVIMQECLTVYIKKQVDYIGHLMLSKLMKDWRLTDELGVLRAIYLLGSGDLLQHFLTVIFSKLDRGETWDDNFELNLILQESIRNSADSMLLSAPDSLFVSIIKNHGFDGDELPISPTLASTTHKSRTHSFGIDGLDSLKFTYKVSWPLELIANAEAINKYNQVMRFLLKVKRAKYALDKVRRWMWKGRGAGTNSHKHHWLVEQKLLHFVDAFHQYVMDRVYHSAWHELFEGMATAGSLDEVIEVHEAYLLSIQRQCFVVPDKLWALIASRINMILGLALDFYSIQQTLSSGSATSAMKARCEMEVDRIEKRFDDCIAFLLRVLSFKLNVGQFPHLADLVTRINYNYFYMSDNGSLKTATGSETVSSRLGKVFGARMD; from the exons ATGTCCGCCCAAGCACAAAGTGCTTTATTCCTTGGCGATGGAATACATTATGCGACACCAATAATATCGTCGACGAGGACAAGTGAAGTAGAGGTGGTGCGAGGTGTCCTGCGAATGATGCAGGGCCTGTCGAGTTCCCTTTTCTATTGGGACCAAATTAAGCAGAGTTTTTGTGTTGCCAGAAGTGGGATATATGTGACTCACCTTTCCCTTACAAGCCTTCAGAACCTTCTCAATCAGTTCCTGTATTCTGCTACTTGTTTACAACTTGTTCAAGTTAATGTCAATAGATTGGAGTTAGAGACTCGAATGCCTACTCTAAGGGCTTTTGCATCTGCTGTTACTCAATGGCTTAAG AGGTTGAGAGATATTGCTTTAAAGGAAGAAATTAAGATGTGCAACTCTAATATAGGAATCACTCCCACCGTTTTGGGATTGTCAAGTTCCTTATCCAG TCTTTGCTCAGGTGCTGAATGTTTATTGCAAATAGTGCATGGAGCTATTCCACAAGCGTACTTTCAGCCTAATTCTTCTATTCCAGCATCTGAAATGGCTGTTCATATCCTAGACTACCTTTACAAGAAATTGGATGAAGTGTGTCTTGTGCAAGGTGGTGAG GAGGAAGCATATCTTATGGTGCTTCATATTCTTGTTGGAAGTTTATTACCATATATTGAGGGACTTGATTCATGGATTTTCAAAGGAACACTTGATGATCCTTTCGAGGAG ATGTTCTTTTATGATAACAGAGGAATCTCAGTTGATGAGTCTGAGTTCTGGGAGAAGAGCTATCAACTGAGACAAGTACAAGGTCAGAAGTTTGATGTTGGGCTTTCTGCCCTAACTTCTGCCAACTCCTTATCAAATAACAAGAAGGAAATGGGTGAAAAAGATTCTGTTTCTATGTCTATTTCTGTGAAGGGCAAGGAACAGAACAAGAAGGAACTTCAGTTATGCCCTTTATTTATTAAGAACCTTGCAAAGTCCATTGTCTCTGCTGGAAAGTCATTGCAGCTGATACGCCATGTTCCTATGTTTTACTCGGTGGTATCTGGCAAAAGTGTTGACAATGAAATTGATGGCTTTGGAGGTTCTGAGGATGATAAAGATATAAATAGTCAGCAACAAAGCATAGCAGGGTTAGCCTTGCCAGAGATTTTCAGTATTTCAGTAGCAGGCCTCATAGGCCATGGTGATCACATCTCAAGATACCTTTTACAAGATGACCCATGCAAATATGAGATTGTCCATTCTTTGGTTTCTGAAATGACCAGGGAAATGGTTGGGAATGGGAATTGTGAAAGCTGGCCAACTTTAAAATGCTCAGAGAATATTTGTTGCAAGGTCTTCGGCAAGGCAGTGTCACATGAAAATGTGCTTGATGTGGAATCTAAAAATAAGGATGAGATTGGCTTTTCTGACACTGAAGAAGGGTGTATAACTGCAGGTGTGGTGGATGAGTTGCCCCTCCAAAGTtcattctgtccagaaaatccaGTTATCACTGTGTGTCAAAGATTACTTGATAAGCATAAAGATTTCTGGAAAATATTGAACTTACCAAAAAATTTTCATCTACCCCCTTTAAATGATGAGGTCTTACGGGAGTCTGTATTTGGTCGTGAGAGTGGGCTGCTTTCTGCAGTTGAAGGAACTAATTATGCTTTTGGTTTCCAGTTTGGTAAATCTGAGTATCTTCGTTCACAAGAGGACATTAAGCTGCTAGAAGTCTTGTTCCCTTTTCCcactcttcttccttctttccag GATGATATCTGTATGTCAGGGCTCTTGCCTTTCCAGAAGAATAGCACCCTTGCATCAAGAGTTCTCAGCTGGATTCAAGGCACTGAACCTAGAACAATGCCACTTCCACTGGTTATTATGCAAGAATGCCTAACTGTCTATATTAAGAAGCAG GTGGATTATATTGGCCACCTTATGTTGTCAAAGTTGATGAAGGATTGGAGATTAACGGATGAGCTTGGTGTTTTACGTGCCATATACCTGTTAGGTTCAG GTGATCTACTGCAGCACTTTTTGACAGTGATTTTCAGTAAGCTGGACAGGGGGGAAACATGGGATGATAATTTTGAGTTAAACTTGATTCTACAG GAATCCATTAGGAATTCTGCTGATAGCATGCTGCTAAGTGCTCCAGATTCATTGTTTGTGTCCATCATCAAGAATCATGGTTTTGATGGTGATGAGCTACCTATTTCACCAACCCTTGCCTCAACAACTCATAAGAGTCGTACGCACAGCTTTGGAATAGATGGTCTTGACTCTTTGAAATTCACATACAAG GTCTCCTGGCCACTTGAACTTATTGCTAATGCAGAGGCAATTAACAAGTATAACCAG GTGATGAGGTTTTTGTTGAAGGTCAAGCGTGCCAAATATGCACTTGACAAAGTTCGGAGGTGGATGTGGAag GGCAGAGGCGCTGGGACAAACAGCCACAAGCATCACTGGTTAGTGGAGCAGAAACTCCTTCATTTTGTGGATGCCTTCCACCAGTATGTAATGGATAGG GTATATCACAGTGCATGGCATGAACTTTTTGAAGGTATGGCAACAGCTGGATCTCTGGATGAAGTCATTGAAGTACATGAGGCCTACTTATTATCAATTCAGCGGCAATGCTTTGTGGTTCCAGATAAGCTG TGGGCCTTGATTGCAAGTCGAATCAACATGATCCTTGGATTAGCTTTGGACTTCTACTCCATTCAACAGACATTAAGTAGTGGCAGTGCAACTTCTGCAATGAAGGCCAGATGTGAAATGGAAGTGGATAGAATCGAGAAACGTTTTGATGATTGCATTGCCTTTCTTCTCAGA GTCTTGTCTTTCAAACTCAATGTGGGGCAATTCCCTCATTTGGCTGATCTGGTGACTAGAATTAATTACAACTATTTCTACATGTCTGATAATGGAAGCTTGAAGACTGCCACTGGCTCTGAAACTGTTAGTTCAAGGCTGGGGAAGGTCTTTGGAGCTAGAATGGACTAA
- the LOC110635596 gene encoding uncharacterized protein LOC110635596 isoform X2, whose protein sequence is MAVHILDYLYKKLDEVCLVQGGEEEAYLMVLHILVGSLLPYIEGLDSWIFKGTLDDPFEEMFFYDNRGISVDESEFWEKSYQLRQVQGQKFDVGLSALTSANSLSNNKKEMGEKDSVSMSISVKGKEQNKKELQLCPLFIKNLAKSIVSAGKSLQLIRHVPMFYSVVSGKSVDNEIDGFGGSEDDKDINSQQQSIAGLALPEIFSISVAGLIGHGDHISRYLLQDDPCKYEIVHSLVSEMTREMVGNGNCESWPTLKCSENICCKVFGKAVSHENVLDVESKNKDEIGFSDTEEGCITAGVVDELPLQSSFCPENPVITVCQRLLDKHKDFWKILNLPKNFHLPPLNDEVLRESVFGRESGLLSAVEGTNYAFGFQFGKSEYLRSQEDIKLLEVLFPFPTLLPSFQDDICMSGLLPFQKNSTLASRVLSWIQGTEPRTMPLPLVIMQECLTVYIKKQVDYIGHLMLSKLMKDWRLTDELGVLRAIYLLGSGDLLQHFLTVIFSKLDRGETWDDNFELNLILQESIRNSADSMLLSAPDSLFVSIIKNHGFDGDELPISPTLASTTHKSRTHSFGIDGLDSLKFTYKVSWPLELIANAEAINKYNQVMRFLLKVKRAKYALDKVRRWMWKGRGAGTNSHKHHWLVEQKLLHFVDAFHQYVMDRVYHSAWHELFEGMATAGSLDEVIEVHEAYLLSIQRQCFVVPDKLWALIASRINMILGLALDFYSIQQTLSSGSATSAMKARCEMEVDRIEKRFDDCIAFLLRVLSFKLNVGQFPHLADLVTRINYNYFYMSDNGSLKTATGSETVSSRLGKVFGARMD, encoded by the exons ATGGCTGTTCATATCCTAGACTACCTTTACAAGAAATTGGATGAAGTGTGTCTTGTGCAAGGTGGTGAG GAGGAAGCATATCTTATGGTGCTTCATATTCTTGTTGGAAGTTTATTACCATATATTGAGGGACTTGATTCATGGATTTTCAAAGGAACACTTGATGATCCTTTCGAGGAG ATGTTCTTTTATGATAACAGAGGAATCTCAGTTGATGAGTCTGAGTTCTGGGAGAAGAGCTATCAACTGAGACAAGTACAAGGTCAGAAGTTTGATGTTGGGCTTTCTGCCCTAACTTCTGCCAACTCCTTATCAAATAACAAGAAGGAAATGGGTGAAAAAGATTCTGTTTCTATGTCTATTTCTGTGAAGGGCAAGGAACAGAACAAGAAGGAACTTCAGTTATGCCCTTTATTTATTAAGAACCTTGCAAAGTCCATTGTCTCTGCTGGAAAGTCATTGCAGCTGATACGCCATGTTCCTATGTTTTACTCGGTGGTATCTGGCAAAAGTGTTGACAATGAAATTGATGGCTTTGGAGGTTCTGAGGATGATAAAGATATAAATAGTCAGCAACAAAGCATAGCAGGGTTAGCCTTGCCAGAGATTTTCAGTATTTCAGTAGCAGGCCTCATAGGCCATGGTGATCACATCTCAAGATACCTTTTACAAGATGACCCATGCAAATATGAGATTGTCCATTCTTTGGTTTCTGAAATGACCAGGGAAATGGTTGGGAATGGGAATTGTGAAAGCTGGCCAACTTTAAAATGCTCAGAGAATATTTGTTGCAAGGTCTTCGGCAAGGCAGTGTCACATGAAAATGTGCTTGATGTGGAATCTAAAAATAAGGATGAGATTGGCTTTTCTGACACTGAAGAAGGGTGTATAACTGCAGGTGTGGTGGATGAGTTGCCCCTCCAAAGTtcattctgtccagaaaatccaGTTATCACTGTGTGTCAAAGATTACTTGATAAGCATAAAGATTTCTGGAAAATATTGAACTTACCAAAAAATTTTCATCTACCCCCTTTAAATGATGAGGTCTTACGGGAGTCTGTATTTGGTCGTGAGAGTGGGCTGCTTTCTGCAGTTGAAGGAACTAATTATGCTTTTGGTTTCCAGTTTGGTAAATCTGAGTATCTTCGTTCACAAGAGGACATTAAGCTGCTAGAAGTCTTGTTCCCTTTTCCcactcttcttccttctttccag GATGATATCTGTATGTCAGGGCTCTTGCCTTTCCAGAAGAATAGCACCCTTGCATCAAGAGTTCTCAGCTGGATTCAAGGCACTGAACCTAGAACAATGCCACTTCCACTGGTTATTATGCAAGAATGCCTAACTGTCTATATTAAGAAGCAG GTGGATTATATTGGCCACCTTATGTTGTCAAAGTTGATGAAGGATTGGAGATTAACGGATGAGCTTGGTGTTTTACGTGCCATATACCTGTTAGGTTCAG GTGATCTACTGCAGCACTTTTTGACAGTGATTTTCAGTAAGCTGGACAGGGGGGAAACATGGGATGATAATTTTGAGTTAAACTTGATTCTACAG GAATCCATTAGGAATTCTGCTGATAGCATGCTGCTAAGTGCTCCAGATTCATTGTTTGTGTCCATCATCAAGAATCATGGTTTTGATGGTGATGAGCTACCTATTTCACCAACCCTTGCCTCAACAACTCATAAGAGTCGTACGCACAGCTTTGGAATAGATGGTCTTGACTCTTTGAAATTCACATACAAG GTCTCCTGGCCACTTGAACTTATTGCTAATGCAGAGGCAATTAACAAGTATAACCAG GTGATGAGGTTTTTGTTGAAGGTCAAGCGTGCCAAATATGCACTTGACAAAGTTCGGAGGTGGATGTGGAag GGCAGAGGCGCTGGGACAAACAGCCACAAGCATCACTGGTTAGTGGAGCAGAAACTCCTTCATTTTGTGGATGCCTTCCACCAGTATGTAATGGATAGG GTATATCACAGTGCATGGCATGAACTTTTTGAAGGTATGGCAACAGCTGGATCTCTGGATGAAGTCATTGAAGTACATGAGGCCTACTTATTATCAATTCAGCGGCAATGCTTTGTGGTTCCAGATAAGCTG TGGGCCTTGATTGCAAGTCGAATCAACATGATCCTTGGATTAGCTTTGGACTTCTACTCCATTCAACAGACATTAAGTAGTGGCAGTGCAACTTCTGCAATGAAGGCCAGATGTGAAATGGAAGTGGATAGAATCGAGAAACGTTTTGATGATTGCATTGCCTTTCTTCTCAGA GTCTTGTCTTTCAAACTCAATGTGGGGCAATTCCCTCATTTGGCTGATCTGGTGACTAGAATTAATTACAACTATTTCTACATGTCTGATAATGGAAGCTTGAAGACTGCCACTGGCTCTGAAACTGTTAGTTCAAGGCTGGGGAAGGTCTTTGGAGCTAGAATGGACTAA